From Rutidosis leptorrhynchoides isolate AG116_Rl617_1_P2 chromosome 3, CSIRO_AGI_Rlap_v1, whole genome shotgun sequence, a single genomic window includes:
- the LOC139902321 gene encoding uncharacterized protein: MKKTKLALKTKSFQKFGNLEGDIQVLKSIANSLELKAEKGTIDDVERRQWLDARKEWFQKEKIKVNMLKQKARARWILEGDENSRYFHSMIKRGYNKNNIRGLSINGVWCENPSDIKEAAYHHFKSRFEDLPGARPSLVDLTYPTLSPEEANELEAPISESKIVEAIHDCGCLKAPGPDGEFSKGCNASFVTLIPKTIDPITLNDYRPISLIGSFYKIVAKILSNRLRKVIPRLVGSEQSAFLKDRYILDGVLIANESIEYLKNQKKRSLVFKVDFENAFDSLNWDFLMEVMSSMGFGSKWCRWILACLKSASISILINGSPTTEFSMGRGVRQGDPLSPFLFILAAEGLNILTKATVDRGIFKGVEIGNDKVVISHLQYADDTIFFGDLSMSNARNLIYILKCFELASGLKVNFHKSCLYGVGADSGEIDMLANRMGCQACKFPFIYLGLPIGAKMKKISDWNSVIEKFKKRLSEWKMRTLSFGGRLVLLKSVLNSLPLYYLALFRAPPCVLKLLESVRRIFFLGGDFSGSKISWVKWAYTCLPYGAGGLNIGSLKGKNLALLGKWWWRFKIETNCLWTKIIRSIYGIDGGLRSGVGLAHLSASGIWYNIILVGNNIEDCQVAFKTSFKKSIGDGRNTLFWNDNWCGSESFKNMFPRLYMLESNKDALVSDRIISDSSISATATDSFSAAETAASVAASFRAAAASVSAGLHLNWSWSCDPTGRTSDELTEIENLLKSFHFDFNARESWKWVLSDNGVFMVKKLSSLLDVHILGIPNVIQKMMRNNLVPKKLEIFVWWSLKKRIPVRMELDKRGIDLHSVRCPVCDDDLESVDHSLVRCKFALDVWARIHKWWNFGNHSFSDVDILEGKVAHSSTALGQKLWQAVVWNITLAVAAADATTVTDVAALLLMPPLLLLSGLKRIDPNYIVTRNKQCRKISKRLDNQNMKKKNIIRKNGQIKLKHGKTAVEIRKFARTFLRSKSSPGSRFGGFGSKPISLLLLQLMNTVDRLALTVDRWRLIEIVDRLSETVDRLSLTVYRQCCVGKRYVKCQFFSHYGA, from the exons ATGAAGAAAACCAAATTGGCATTAAAAACAAAAAGCTTCCAAAAATTCGGAAATTTAGAGGGTGATATTCAGGTTTTAAAATCCATTGCAAACTCCCTTGAACTCAAAGCCGAGAAAGGAACTATTGATGATGTCGAAAGAAGGCAATGGTTGGATGCGAGAAAAGAATGGTTCCAAAAGGAGAAAATCAAAGTGAACATGCTAAAGCAAAAAGCTCGGGCTCGTTGGATTCTCGAAGGTGATGAAAACTCGAGGTATTTCCACTCGATGATAAAAAGAGggtataacaaaaataatattcgGGGATTATCCATTAATGGGGTTTGGTGCGAAAACCCAAGTGACATCAAAGAGGCGGCATATCACCATTTCAAATCTCGTTTTGAGGATCTCCCGGGTGCAAGGCCTAGCCTAGTGGATCTTACATATCCTACTTTATCTCCTGAAGAGGCAAATGAACTCGAAGCCCCGATTAGTGAATCGAAAATTGTAGAAGCTATTCATGATTGTGGGTGTTTGAAAGCTCCTGGGCCGGACG GAGAATTTTCAAAAGGGTGCAATGCCTCTTTTGTTACCTTAATCCCAAAAACGATTGACCCCATTACTCTTAACGATTATCGTCCCATTAGTCTTATCGGAAGCTTCTATAAAATCGTAGCGAAAATTCTCTCTAATAGGCTTAGAAAGGTGATTCCAAGATTAGTCGGTTCGGAACAAAGTGCGTTTCTAAAAGATAGATATATACTTGATGGTGTTCTCATCGCTAATGAATCGATCGAATATTTGAAAAACCAAAAGAAAAGAAGCCTAGTTTTTAAGGTTGATTTCGAGAATGCGTTTGATAGTTTGAATTGGGATTTTCTTATGGAAGTTATGTCGAGCATGGGATTTGGTAGTAAATGGTGTAGGTGGATCCTTGCTTGTCTAAAGTCGGCTTCCATCTCTATCCTTATTAACGGGTCTCCCACCACGGAATTTTCTATGGGTAGAGGAGTTAGGCAAGGTGATCCACTTTCCCCGTTTCTTTTTATTCTTGCCGCGGAAGGCCTTAACATTCTTACCAAAGCCACAGTTGATCGAGGCATTTTTAAAGGTGTGGAGATTGGAAACGATAAAGTTGTTATTTCACATctgcaatatgcggatgacactatATTCTTTGGTGATTTGTCTATGTCAAATGCACGTAATCTTATCTACATCTTAAAATGCTTTGAGTTAGCTTCGGGTCTAAAGGTTAACTTTCACAAAAGTTGTCTCTATGGCGTGGGGGCCGATTCAGGTGAGATAGATATGTTGGCTAACCGTATGGGCTGTCAAGCCTGCAAATTCCCCTTTATATATCTTGGTCTCCCAATCGGTGCTAAAATGAAGAAAATTAGTGATTGGAATTCGGTTATTGAAAAGTTCAAAAAAAGATTATCGGAATGGAAAATGAGGACGTTGTCCTTTGGTGGTAGATTAGTCCTTTTAAAATCGGTGCTTAATAGTCTCCCATTGTATTACCTTGCGCTTTTTCGTGCTCCGCCTTGTGTGCTTAAACTTCTTGAGAGTGTGCGACGTATCTTTTTTTTGGGTGGGGATTTTTCGGGATCTAAAATTTCTTGGGTTAAATGGGCATACACTTGTTTACCTTATGGGGCGGGGGGTCTAAATATAGGGTCCTTAAAAGGCAAAAACCTTGCTCTTttgggcaagtggtggtggaggttcaaaatcgAAACTAATTGCCTTTGGACAAAAATTATTCGTAGTATTTATGGAATTGACGGCGGCTTGAGGTCGGGAGTTGGGCTTGCTCATCTATCGGCCTCGGGTATTTGGTACAACATTATTCTTGTAGGAAATAACATTGAAGATTGTCAAGTTGCTTTCAAAACCTCTTTCAAGAAATCAATCGGTGACGGGAGAAATACTTTGTTTTGGAATGACAATTGGTGCGGCTCGGAGAGTTTCAAGAACATGTTCCCAAGACTTTATATGCTCGAATCGAATAAAGATGCACTGGTTAGTGATCGTATCATCTCAGATTCTTCAATTTCGGCAACAGCAACAGATTCGTTCTCAGCAGCAGAAACTGCAGCTTCTGTTGCAGCTTCATTTCGTGCAGCTGCAGCTTCTGTTTCAGCAGGCTTGCATCTCAATTGGTCATGGTCTTGTGATCCTACCGGTAGAACTTCGGATGAACTTACTGAAATCGAAAATTTATTAAAATCCTTTCATTTTGATTTTAATGCCCGTGAATCGTGGAAGTGGGTGCTTTCGGATAATGGTGTCTTTATGGTCAAGAAGTTATCTTCCCTTCTAGATGTTCATATCCTCGGTATCCCTAATGTAATTCAAAAAATGATGAGGAACAATCTAGTTCCTAAAAAGCTCGAAATTTTTGTGTGGTGGTCGTTAAAGAAAAGAATCCCGGTTCGGATGGAACTTGACAAAAGGGGCATCGACCTTCATAGTGTTCGGTGCCCAGTTTGTGACGACGATCTTGAATCGGTGGATCATTCACTTGTTAGATGTAAATTCGCCTTGGATGTTTGGGCCCGTATTCATAAATGGTGGAACTTCGGTAATCACTCATTTTCAGATGTTGATATTCTTGAAGGTAAGGTAGCTCACTCTTCGACCGCTCTTGGTCAAAAATTATGGCAAGCAGTGGTTTGG AACATCACGCTTGCTGTTGCTGCTGCCGATGCTACTACTGTCACTGATGTTGCTGCACTGCTACTGATGCCGCCACTACTGCTGCTAAGTGGCTTGAAACGGATTGATCCTAATTATATCGTAACTAG GAATAAGCAATGTAGAAAGATTAGCAAGCGATTAGATAAccaaaatatgaagaaaaaaaatatcaTCAG AAAGAATGGGCAGATTAAGTTAAAACATGGGAAAACTGCAGTGGAAATCAGGAAATTTGCACGAACAT ttttgaggtcaaaatcgAGTCCAGGATCAAGATTTGGTGGATTTGGCTCAAAACCCATAAGTTTGCTGCTACTGCAGCTGATGAACACAGTTGACCGGCTGGCTTTGACAGTCGACCGTTGGAGATTGATAGAGATAGTCGACCGACTGTCTGAGACAGTCGATCGGCTGTCTTTGACAGTCTACCGACAGTGTTGTGTTGGGAAAAGGTATGTTAAGTGTCAGTTTTTTAGCCATTATGGTGCTTGA